Proteins encoded by one window of Phosphitispora fastidiosa:
- a CDS encoding YraN family protein — MEGLNKKEIGAIGEDIAANALIEHGYKILERNFRCRYGEIDIIAGFGDTVVFVEVKTRRNGRYGFPEEAVDYRKQKKLRLLAEYYLAKNRNLPRILRFDVYAIRLDETNRPESVRVLENCF; from the coding sequence TTGGAGGGTCTTAACAAAAAGGAAATTGGAGCCATCGGGGAAGATATAGCAGCCAATGCCCTGATAGAACACGGCTACAAAATTCTCGAAAGGAATTTCCGGTGTCGGTATGGGGAAATCGATATAATTGCTGGATTCGGGGATACCGTTGTTTTTGTTGAGGTGAAAACGCGCCGGAATGGGCGCTACGGTTTTCCGGAGGAGGCTGTTGATTATAGAAAACAGAAGAAATTGAGGCTGCTGGCAGAATATTACCTGGCTAAAAATCGTAATTTGCCGCGAATCTTGAGATTTGATGTATATGCCATCAGGCTTGATGAAACTAATAGGCCGGAATCGGTCCGGGTATTGGAGAACTGTTTCTGA
- a CDS encoding NADH-quinone oxidoreductase subunit N has protein sequence MDLSLLTIEIATVLLAIAVLVIGLLIPKEQRYGLGYLVTIGLAIILFISFGYYGINATAFEGMYYVDDFSIFFKQLILVAAVLVTLAATLYVKKMGTNYGEFFVMTVFAAVGMMVLSSAGEFITLYLGLETMTISFYILTGFKKNDSKSAEAGIKYLILGAMSSGILLYGLSLVYGMTGTTVISEVAVKLAEMGSLPPAMVVGMVFLVAGFGFKISAVPFQMWSPDVYEGAPTPVTAFLAVGSKAAAFAALMRVFLVAFPDYSLQWKMLFAALAALTIIIGNLVAIPQTNIKRMLAYSSIAQAGYIMTGVIAASAAGVRGVAFYGMLYVFATIGAFTVVMNFSANTGSDEIKDYAGLAQRSPLMAAVLTVCLLSMAGIPPLAGFAGKFYLFSSIVDQGYLWLVIIGLLMSMASVYYYLSVAKIMYMADPVDDSPIVVPAGAKAVLLITMIVTVFLGVYPQPLSVLANLAANSLFF, from the coding sequence ATGGATCTGTCTTTGCTGACTATTGAAATTGCAACTGTCCTTCTGGCGATTGCGGTATTGGTCATCGGTCTGCTGATTCCCAAAGAACAGCGCTATGGACTGGGATATCTGGTAACCATAGGCCTGGCAATTATACTGTTTATCAGTTTTGGGTACTATGGTATAAATGCAACGGCATTTGAAGGTATGTACTATGTCGATGATTTTTCGATATTCTTCAAACAGCTGATCCTTGTTGCCGCTGTGCTGGTTACTCTTGCTGCAACACTGTATGTCAAGAAAATGGGCACAAATTATGGCGAGTTCTTCGTAATGACGGTTTTTGCAGCTGTTGGGATGATGGTGCTGTCATCTGCAGGTGAATTTATCACCCTGTACCTTGGCTTGGAAACAATGACCATCTCCTTCTATATTCTTACCGGGTTTAAGAAAAATGACAGCAAATCTGCTGAAGCCGGTATCAAATACCTGATTCTCGGAGCAATGTCCTCAGGTATTCTGCTTTACGGTTTAAGTCTTGTATACGGGATGACAGGGACAACGGTTATTTCAGAAGTTGCTGTGAAACTGGCGGAAATGGGCAGCCTGCCACCGGCTATGGTAGTCGGGATGGTCTTCCTGGTGGCCGGTTTCGGTTTTAAAATTTCTGCAGTACCGTTCCAAATGTGGTCCCCTGATGTATATGAGGGAGCCCCTACACCTGTTACCGCATTTCTTGCCGTAGGTTCCAAAGCAGCGGCATTTGCGGCTCTTATGCGGGTGTTCCTGGTTGCCTTCCCTGATTACAGTCTCCAGTGGAAGATGCTCTTTGCAGCACTCGCTGCTCTGACGATAATCATTGGTAACCTGGTAGCTATTCCACAGACAAACATTAAGAGAATGCTGGCTTACTCCAGTATTGCCCAGGCAGGTTACATCATGACCGGTGTAATTGCAGCCAGCGCGGCAGGGGTAAGGGGTGTAGCCTTCTATGGTATGCTGTATGTGTTTGCGACTATTGGAGCCTTTACTGTAGTCATGAACTTTTCCGCAAATACCGGCAGTGATGAGATTAAGGATTATGCAGGCCTGGCCCAGCGGTCACCATTAATGGCTGCAGTTTTGACGGTTTGTCTGCTCTCAATGGCAGGCATTCCACCTCTGGCAGGTTTTGCCGGTAAGTTTTACCTGTTCTCATCAATCGTAGACCAAGGCTACCTCTGGCTGGTCATTATCGGTCTGTTGATGAGTATGGCGTCAGTTTACTACTATCTTTCAGTTGCCAAAATAATGTATATGGCTGACCCGGTAGATGACAGTCCGATTGTGGTTCCGGCAGGAGCAAAAGCAGTTCTGCTGATTACTATGATAGTTACCGTGTTCCTCGGTGTTTATCCACAGCCGTTGTCAGTGCTGGCAAACCTTGCAGCTAATTCACTGTTCTTCTAA
- a CDS encoding complex I subunit 4 family protein has product MGFPVLTAILLSPIIGALISVFIPKEESKIIKAVAGITTFISLVLTIILYIVYYTQYVKTGIGGFAFTEDIPWVADLGVIYSLGVDGFSLPMLLLTNIIGFTSVFSRSWSVEKRAKEFYILLLILITGVMGTFIARDLFIFFLFYEVVVIPIYIMVIIWGSGSKTKDVTKEYAGMKLTIYLLIGSAFLLAAMIWMYKEAAGILGTPTFDIAKLATIDFSTQFQIVVFGMMAFGFTCLLSMFPFHSWSPDGYAGAPTAVSMIHAGVLKKIGGYGLIRIGLFILPVGAKFWAPLIAIFAVANVVYAALICLAQKDMKYVVGYSSVSHMGFVLIGVASMNIIGLNGAVANMFAHGVMSALFFSMVGYIYAATKSRYIPDLGGLAHQMPVAAVGFVVAAMASAGLPGLVSFVPEFTTFVGAFKEPSLQIPAIIALTGVVLGAVYVLRMVANVLFGPRKEEWDHVEDIKGSYWIPVVVLIVFIVAFGVFPSLLMDMVDSGVQPIAAKLVQATTAAAQMGGSI; this is encoded by the coding sequence ATGGGTTTTCCCGTACTGACTGCTATTTTGCTGTCACCAATCATTGGGGCATTAATCAGTGTCTTTATACCCAAGGAAGAATCCAAGATAATTAAGGCAGTTGCCGGTATTACCACCTTCATCTCTCTGGTTCTGACCATTATTCTATACATTGTGTACTATACCCAATATGTGAAGACTGGAATAGGCGGTTTCGCTTTTACCGAAGACATCCCATGGGTTGCTGACCTTGGAGTCATTTACTCCCTGGGTGTTGACGGGTTTAGCCTGCCGATGCTGCTCTTGACAAACATTATCGGGTTTACATCAGTATTTTCGCGTTCCTGGAGTGTGGAAAAACGTGCCAAGGAATTTTACATCCTGCTCCTGATTCTGATTACCGGGGTTATGGGTACATTTATAGCCCGTGACCTGTTTATCTTCTTCCTCTTCTACGAAGTAGTGGTAATCCCCATTTATATTATGGTTATTATCTGGGGTAGTGGAAGTAAGACAAAGGATGTTACCAAGGAATATGCAGGTATGAAGCTGACTATCTACCTGCTGATAGGAAGCGCCTTCCTCCTCGCAGCTATGATCTGGATGTACAAGGAGGCGGCAGGAATTCTTGGTACCCCGACATTTGACATTGCCAAACTGGCAACTATTGATTTTTCGACTCAGTTTCAGATAGTGGTGTTTGGGATGATGGCATTTGGCTTTACCTGCCTGTTGTCAATGTTCCCGTTCCACTCCTGGTCACCTGACGGGTACGCCGGAGCGCCTACGGCGGTTTCCATGATTCACGCCGGTGTACTGAAAAAGATTGGTGGTTACGGTCTGATCCGGATTGGCCTGTTTATCCTTCCGGTTGGAGCAAAGTTCTGGGCTCCGCTGATAGCGATATTTGCAGTTGCTAACGTGGTCTATGCCGCACTAATCTGTCTGGCTCAAAAAGACATGAAGTATGTTGTCGGTTATTCCAGTGTCAGTCACATGGGCTTTGTTCTCATCGGGGTGGCATCTATGAACATCATCGGTCTTAACGGCGCTGTTGCCAACATGTTTGCCCATGGTGTCATGTCGGCCCTCTTCTTCTCTATGGTTGGTTACATTTATGCGGCCACCAAGAGCAGGTATATTCCTGACCTTGGCGGGTTAGCCCACCAGATGCCGGTTGCGGCTGTCGGTTTTGTGGTTGCAGCTATGGCATCAGCCGGTCTGCCGGGCCTGGTAAGCTTTGTACCTGAGTTTACGACCTTTGTAGGCGCATTTAAGGAACCATCCCTACAGATTCCGGCAATAATTGCCCTGACCGGTGTGGTTCTCGGTGCGGTCTATGTGCTGCGGATGGTTGCCAATGTATTGTTTGGACCCCGTAAGGAAGAGTGGGATCATGTAGAGGATATCAAAGGCTCGTACTGGATTCCGGTTGTAGTCTTAATTGTATTCATCGTCGCCTTTGGTGTATTCCCCTCCTTGCTCATGGATATGGTAGATTCCGGAGTGCAGCCTATTGCGGCTAAATTGGTTCAGGCCACAACCGCTGCAGCTCAGATGGGAGGGAGTATCTAA
- the nuoL gene encoding NADH-quinone oxidoreductase subunit L: protein MIDFALHNAWLIPLLPAIAFLLIFLVFRPLPKVSAFIGITAILMSFLLAVCIGIGVIQAGDQFVEQPLKQVVTWFEMSGLKVEMGVQIDPTSAMMLFMVSLVALMVNIYSLGYMHGDEAFSRFYAFLALFAMSMLGLVIAPNLLQMFVFWELVGLCSYLLIGFWWHKYSAREAAKKAFITTRTGDFGLLLGILLLQINFGTLDLMTLGEMIPNFQDYTNLSVGGLTAIAAILFLGPIGKSGQFPLHVWLPDAMEGPTPVSALIHAATMVVAGVYLVGRSLILFQTVPGAMAFVAFMGGFTALFAATIAITQTEMKKILAYSTVSQLGYMMLALGAGSLTGGMFHLFTHAFFKSLMFLGAGSVLHAMNNDADIWKYGGLKKKMPITYWTFLVGCLAIAGIFPFAGFFSKDEILLVVKEASHGGQFAGLYFVLFWMATITAALTAFYMFRMFFICFHGEPRDKSFHPHEAPFSMAFPLVVLSIFSIFGGFIGAPWVEHGFGYYVRLGEFHHAGVDWAIIIVSTILALGSIFLAYWIYGKKAVSHEALAQKFAPLYKLSFNKYYIDEIYLWLIHNVLDGLGRALWWFDITVVDGIINGIGNAAKILGSILRRVQTGKLQHYALVLFAGVVILVLIMSFADTSSASLSLLGGVR from the coding sequence ATGATTGATTTTGCTCTTCACAACGCCTGGTTGATACCTCTCCTACCGGCAATTGCATTTTTGCTGATATTTCTTGTTTTCAGACCACTTCCTAAAGTAAGCGCTTTTATAGGAATTACAGCAATTCTGATGTCGTTTTTGCTGGCGGTTTGCATAGGTATAGGGGTAATCCAGGCCGGGGACCAGTTTGTCGAACAACCGCTCAAACAGGTGGTAACCTGGTTTGAAATGAGCGGTCTCAAGGTTGAAATGGGTGTCCAGATTGACCCGACATCAGCCATGATGCTGTTCATGGTAAGCCTGGTGGCTTTAATGGTTAATATTTATTCACTTGGCTACATGCACGGTGATGAAGCGTTCTCCCGTTTCTATGCTTTTTTGGCTCTGTTTGCCATGTCCATGCTGGGACTGGTTATCGCTCCCAACCTGTTGCAGATGTTTGTCTTCTGGGAGCTGGTAGGTTTGTGTTCATACCTGCTGATAGGTTTCTGGTGGCATAAGTACTCGGCACGGGAAGCTGCGAAAAAGGCCTTTATCACCACCCGCACCGGTGACTTTGGCCTGCTGCTGGGGATTCTTCTCCTGCAGATTAACTTTGGAACTCTTGACTTGATGACACTGGGTGAAATGATCCCCAACTTCCAGGATTATACCAACCTGTCTGTAGGTGGTTTGACAGCTATTGCTGCTATCCTGTTCTTGGGTCCGATCGGAAAATCAGGCCAGTTCCCGCTTCATGTGTGGCTGCCTGATGCCATGGAAGGCCCTACTCCGGTCAGTGCGCTGATTCATGCCGCAACTATGGTTGTCGCCGGTGTCTATCTGGTAGGGCGTAGTTTGATTCTCTTCCAAACCGTTCCGGGTGCAATGGCTTTTGTGGCCTTTATGGGTGGATTTACAGCCCTGTTTGCGGCGACTATTGCTATAACCCAGACCGAGATGAAAAAGATACTGGCTTATTCGACAGTATCACAGCTTGGTTATATGATGCTGGCACTGGGTGCTGGCAGCCTCACAGGCGGTATGTTCCACCTGTTTACACACGCCTTCTTCAAATCCCTGATGTTCCTTGGCGCAGGTAGTGTTTTGCATGCCATGAATAATGATGCCGACATCTGGAAGTATGGCGGACTGAAGAAGAAAATGCCGATTACTTACTGGACATTCCTTGTTGGATGTCTGGCTATTGCCGGTATCTTCCCCTTTGCAGGCTTCTTCAGTAAAGACGAGATCCTCCTGGTAGTTAAAGAGGCTTCTCACGGAGGTCAGTTTGCCGGACTTTATTTCGTGCTGTTTTGGATGGCTACGATTACTGCAGCCCTGACAGCCTTCTATATGTTCCGGATGTTCTTTATCTGCTTCCACGGCGAGCCGCGTGACAAGTCATTCCACCCGCATGAGGCACCGTTTTCGATGGCATTCCCCTTGGTTGTACTCTCAATATTCTCCATTTTCGGTGGGTTCATTGGGGCGCCATGGGTTGAGCATGGCTTCGGGTATTATGTAAGGCTCGGAGAATTCCACCATGCCGGTGTTGACTGGGCTATAATCATAGTGTCAACTATCCTGGCGCTGGGGTCAATTTTCCTGGCTTATTGGATTTACGGCAAAAAAGCTGTATCCCATGAGGCTCTGGCTCAGAAATTTGCCCCGCTTTACAAGCTGTCATTTAACAAGTACTATATTGATGAGATTTACCTGTGGCTGATCCACAATGTTCTTGATGGACTTGGCCGCGCCCTGTGGTGGTTTGATATCACAGTTGTTGACGGGATTATCAATGGAATCGGAAACGCTGCCAAAATACTTGGCAGTATCTTAAGACGTGTTCAGACCGGTAAACTCCAGCACTATGCCCTGGTATTATTTGCCGGAGTTGTGATCCTGGTATTAATCATGAGTTTTGCTGATACCAGTTCAGCCAGTCTGAGTCTGTTAGGAGGTGTAAGGTAA
- the nuoK gene encoding NADH-quinone oxidoreductase subunit NuoK: MIGLEHFLILSGTLFCIGLFGALAKRNAIAILMGLELMLNAVNINLVAFARYVTTGILTGHVFAIFVIAVAAAEVAVGLALIVAIYRDRISVNVDDFDWLKW; the protein is encoded by the coding sequence ATGATCGGATTAGAACACTTTCTGATTTTAAGTGGGACATTGTTTTGTATAGGTCTGTTTGGGGCTCTGGCTAAAAGAAATGCCATCGCAATTTTAATGGGCCTTGAACTTATGCTGAATGCGGTAAATATTAACCTCGTTGCCTTTGCCAGGTATGTTACCACAGGTATCCTGACAGGACACGTATTTGCCATCTTTGTAATTGCCGTAGCTGCCGCAGAGGTAGCTGTCGGTTTGGCGTTAATTGTTGCTATTTACCGTGACCGTATTTCAGTTAATGTCGATGATTTCGATTGGTTAAAATGGTAG
- a CDS encoding NADH-quinone oxidoreductase subunit J family protein, translating to MNFMFWLIAIITLGSALMMVMNKNIFHSALFMVVTFLGVAAVYLMLYADFMAAVQVLVYAGAITIFIVFGIMLTQRGNMKETNLFSNHAALAGIVSLALVVINAVMVVSTNWPKTGAEPPQETVGSIAELMLTKYVVPFEVAAILLLVALIGAVIIAKEVKKTS from the coding sequence ATGAATTTTATGTTCTGGCTCATTGCCATAATTACGTTAGGGTCAGCATTAATGATGGTAATGAATAAAAACATTTTCCACAGCGCTCTTTTTATGGTAGTTACCTTTTTGGGGGTAGCCGCAGTTTATCTGATGTTATATGCCGACTTTATGGCTGCCGTACAGGTTCTGGTTTATGCAGGCGCGATTACTATCTTTATTGTTTTCGGTATCATGCTGACTCAAAGAGGAAACATGAAGGAAACCAACCTGTTTTCAAATCATGCGGCTTTGGCTGGCATCGTATCCCTGGCATTAGTTGTAATTAATGCCGTCATGGTTGTTTCAACCAACTGGCCTAAGACTGGAGCTGAGCCGCCTCAGGAAACTGTTGGCAGTATTGCAGAATTAATGCTTACCAAGTATGTAGTTCCTTTTGAAGTCGCTGCAATTCTCTTGCTGGTTGCACTCATCGGAGCGGTAATCATTGCGAAAGAGGTGAAAAAGACCTCATGA
- a CDS encoding NuoI/complex I 23 kDa subunit family protein → MFGKGIFKGLKITIGHLFEKKVTQQYPEERPVLPARSKGSFDLNVAKCIACGLCSNACPNHVIKIESVKDENNKKKLSGYKMLAEQCLYCGFCVEVCPTKALQWNHDYERAKFFRDEVNLDLYAKYTPSPDDDKKEIPEKNVKPEEKQDESAKAS, encoded by the coding sequence ATGTTTGGAAAAGGAATTTTTAAAGGACTTAAGATTACTATTGGACACCTTTTTGAGAAGAAAGTTACCCAACAGTATCCAGAGGAAAGACCCGTTTTACCTGCCCGTTCTAAAGGGTCCTTTGACCTGAATGTGGCCAAGTGTATTGCTTGCGGTCTTTGTTCCAATGCATGCCCTAATCATGTTATCAAGATTGAATCTGTTAAGGACGAAAACAACAAGAAGAAGCTGTCAGGTTACAAAATGTTGGCTGAACAATGCCTTTACTGCGGTTTTTGCGTAGAGGTTTGTCCTACCAAAGCCCTGCAGTGGAACCATGATTACGAAAGGGCAAAGTTTTTCCGTGATGAGGTAAATCTCGACCTTTATGCAAAATATACCCCGTCACCGGATGATGATAAGAAGGAAATACCCGAGAAAAATGTGAAACCTGAAGAAAAACAAGATGAATCGGCAAAGGCGAGTTAG
- the nuoH gene encoding NADH-quinone oxidoreductase subunit NuoH has product MEIFNTIANGLRDWLMGSLGFSATATEIITTAVWTLVAILFVMINLIILVWMERKLAAYFQLRRGPNRLGPAGFLQFPVDIVKVLGKEDIIPANADRFIFKIASTCAFITSLTAFAVIPFSEGVALLQNLNIGIFYFIAVGSTATLSLLMGGWSSNNKYSLLGGMRTVAQMISYEIPMVFSLLGVVMIAGSLNLTDIVNAQKNTWFVIPQLIAFIVFFVAATAELNRGPFDLAEGEQELVAGYMTEYSGIRWAIYMIAEYGNLVASSAIISIMFLGGWNAPFGLTFIPPFLWLMLKIYLVIFVFMWMRWTLPRIRIDHLMHFGWKFLIPVSLANILVTGIGVYVYRMITL; this is encoded by the coding sequence ATGGAAATTTTTAATACAATTGCTAACGGCTTAAGAGACTGGCTAATGGGCAGTTTGGGATTCTCCGCTACGGCTACAGAGATAATCACTACGGCTGTTTGGACACTTGTGGCCATTCTGTTTGTAATGATTAACCTGATAATTCTGGTATGGATGGAACGTAAATTAGCCGCTTATTTTCAATTGCGTAGAGGTCCCAACCGCCTAGGACCGGCTGGGTTTTTACAGTTTCCGGTCGATATCGTAAAAGTGCTGGGTAAAGAAGATATTATTCCTGCAAATGCCGACAGGTTTATTTTCAAGATTGCCAGCACCTGTGCTTTTATTACAAGTCTTACGGCCTTTGCCGTGATACCTTTTAGTGAAGGAGTGGCTTTGCTGCAGAACCTCAATATCGGGATATTCTACTTTATTGCAGTTGGTTCCACAGCAACCCTGTCACTTCTGATGGGTGGCTGGTCTTCCAACAACAAGTATTCACTGCTTGGGGGCATGCGTACAGTTGCCCAGATGATTAGTTACGAAATTCCCATGGTTTTTTCACTGTTGGGTGTGGTCATGATAGCCGGGTCATTAAACCTGACTGATATTGTCAATGCTCAGAAGAACACGTGGTTTGTGATTCCCCAGTTAATTGCTTTTATTGTTTTCTTTGTTGCAGCTACAGCAGAGCTTAACAGGGGACCTTTCGACCTGGCAGAAGGTGAGCAGGAACTGGTTGCCGGTTACATGACCGAGTATTCCGGAATCCGCTGGGCTATTTATATGATTGCTGAGTATGGGAACCTGGTTGCCAGTTCAGCCATAATTTCCATTATGTTCCTTGGAGGATGGAATGCTCCTTTCGGCCTGACATTTATCCCACCGTTCCTATGGCTTATGCTCAAGATTTATCTGGTTATTTTCGTGTTTATGTGGATGCGTTGGACATTGCCAAGGATCCGGATAGACCACTTGATGCACTTCGGTTGGAAATTCCTTATTCCTGTTTCTTTGGCTAACATTTTGGTTACAGGCATAGGAGTTTACGTTTACCGGATGATAACTCTTTAA
- a CDS encoding NADH-quinone oxidoreductase subunit D: MLKTQELTLNMGPQHPSTHGVFRCVLKLEGEYIRECVNHTGYLHRGLEKLAEARTYTQFIPYNGRLDYVSGMLNELTYVQTVEKLMGITGEIPERAEYLRVIMGELQRLASHAIYVGTFALDMAGFTPFMYAFRDRDRMLDLIEAASGQRLMPNYMRIGGVAADVDEAWFKELENLMNDMPACIDEYDGILTGNEIVRARTIGVAPVSAEMALSFGFTGPNLRASGFDYDLRRDEPYGIYDRFKFDVPVRKDGDTYDRYCVRVAEMRESVKIIKQAMKDIPEGPIMAKVPKVIKPPVGEAFHRIENSKGHLGFHIVSDGSTKPYRTRIYSPCFVNLGFLPTTAKGLHLMDLVVALASIDIVLGEVDR, translated from the coding sequence ATGTTAAAAACACAAGAGTTAACCCTGAACATGGGACCTCAACACCCTAGTACTCACGGCGTTTTCCGGTGTGTTTTAAAGCTTGAAGGGGAATATATCAGAGAGTGTGTCAACCATACCGGATATTTACACCGCGGGCTTGAAAAACTGGCTGAAGCCCGTACCTATACCCAGTTTATTCCCTATAATGGCAGGCTGGATTATGTATCAGGCATGCTCAATGAGCTGACATATGTCCAGACTGTTGAGAAACTAATGGGAATTACCGGAGAGATTCCGGAAAGGGCTGAGTATCTCCGGGTTATTATGGGCGAATTACAGCGTCTTGCCAGCCATGCTATCTATGTTGGCACCTTTGCCCTTGATATGGCTGGATTTACGCCCTTTATGTATGCGTTCCGTGATAGGGATAGAATGCTTGACCTTATTGAAGCGGCATCAGGACAGAGATTGATGCCCAATTATATGAGAATTGGCGGCGTGGCTGCAGACGTGGATGAAGCATGGTTTAAGGAACTGGAAAACCTGATGAATGATATGCCTGCCTGTATTGATGAGTATGACGGCATCCTTACCGGCAATGAAATCGTTCGGGCGAGAACTATTGGAGTAGCGCCTGTCAGTGCGGAAATGGCGCTCAGCTTTGGTTTTACCGGTCCTAACCTCAGGGCATCCGGTTTTGACTACGACCTCCGCAGGGATGAGCCTTACGGCATTTATGACAGGTTTAAGTTTGACGTGCCGGTAAGGAAAGATGGTGATACCTATGACAGGTACTGTGTTAGGGTAGCAGAAATGAGGGAAAGTGTTAAAATTATTAAACAGGCCATGAAGGATATTCCTGAAGGACCGATTATGGCTAAAGTTCCAAAGGTAATCAAACCACCGGTGGGTGAAGCCTTCCATCGCATAGAAAACTCCAAGGGTCACCTTGGGTTCCACATTGTCAGTGACGGTTCTACCAAGCCCTATCGCACCAGGATCTATTCACCCTGTTTTGTAAACCTGGGCTTCCTGCCGACAACTGCTAAAGGGCTGCACCTGATGGACCTGGTTGTTGCCCTCGCATCTATTGATATAGTTCTCGGTGAGGTTGACCGTTAA
- a CDS encoding NADH-quinone oxidoreductase subunit C, whose amino-acid sequence MDKIVNREALVGELNKKFGDCAEIFEDNTNQSIKVNPEKIVEVMQEIRENPDYDFKVLMNLSSVDYPENFTVVYHLNSLTYFHKLTVKVELDKAKPQVPSITSLWIAANVQEREVYDLMGIEFTGHPNLKRILLSDDFDGHPLRKDYKN is encoded by the coding sequence ATGGATAAAATTGTTAACAGAGAAGCTCTGGTGGGAGAGCTGAATAAGAAGTTCGGAGACTGTGCCGAGATTTTTGAGGACAATACTAATCAGTCAATTAAGGTTAACCCGGAAAAAATCGTAGAGGTTATGCAGGAAATCAGGGAAAATCCTGATTACGATTTCAAGGTTCTGATGAACCTGAGTTCTGTTGATTATCCGGAAAACTTTACAGTTGTATACCACTTGAATTCCTTGACTTATTTTCATAAACTGACTGTTAAAGTTGAACTGGATAAGGCAAAACCTCAGGTTCCCTCGATCACTTCACTTTGGATAGCCGCCAATGTTCAGGAAAGAGAAGTATATGACCTGATGGGGATCGAATTTACCGGACACCCCAATTTAAAGAGAATTTTGCTGTCTGATGATTTTGACGGCCATCCGCTGCGCAAAGACTATAAAAACTAA
- a CDS encoding NADH-quinone oxidoreductase subunit B — MDVIKPHEYDELLRNNVILSTVDAAFNWCRSRSIWPLTFGLACCAIEMMAAGDARYDIARFGSEVYKPSPRQCDLMIIAGTITKKMQPLVARLYEQMAEPKYVLAMGSCAISGGPFTDSYNVVKGADTFLPVDVYVPGCPPRPEALLYGFLQIRQKIANPKKIEGLRKHG, encoded by the coding sequence ATGGATGTAATTAAACCACACGAATATGATGAGTTGCTGCGGAACAATGTTATCCTAAGTACCGTTGATGCTGCATTCAACTGGTGCCGTTCGCGGTCCATCTGGCCCTTGACCTTCGGTCTTGCCTGCTGTGCTATTGAGATGATGGCTGCAGGTGACGCGAGGTACGACATTGCGCGTTTTGGGTCTGAGGTTTACAAACCGTCTCCGCGGCAGTGTGACCTAATGATTATTGCCGGAACAATTACCAAGAAGATGCAGCCCCTGGTGGCTCGTCTTTATGAGCAGATGGCTGAGCCAAAATATGTTCTGGCCATGGGAAGCTGTGCCATAAGCGGTGGCCCATTTACAGATTCGTACAATGTTGTTAAGGGTGCAGATACCTTTTTGCCGGTAGATGTTTACGTTCCTGGATGCCCACCCAGGCCAGAAGCGCTGCTGTATGGTTTCTTGCAGATTCGGCAAAAAATTGCAAACCCAAAAAAGATTGAGGGGTTAAGGAAACATGGATAA
- a CDS encoding NADH-quinone oxidoreductase subunit A: MLTEYSGIPIIIVWAIVFPALILGASKLFHPKNPTPVKLQTYECGLETQGDTWVQFKISYFMYALVFVAFDVETVFLYPWAIKFQSLGLFAIVEMFVFIAILLVGFWYAWKEGALEWM, encoded by the coding sequence ATGCTGACTGAGTATTCGGGAATACCGATAATAATTGTTTGGGCAATTGTATTCCCAGCGCTAATATTGGGAGCTTCAAAGTTGTTCCACCCGAAGAATCCCACACCGGTCAAGCTGCAGACTTATGAGTGCGGCTTGGAAACCCAAGGGGATACCTGGGTACAGTTCAAGATCAGTTATTTCATGTATGCATTAGTTTTTGTGGCCTTTGATGTGGAAACTGTTTTTCTTTATCCCTGGGCAATTAAATTCCAGAGCCTGGGTCTGTTTGCCATTGTTGAAATGTTTGTATTTATTGCCATTTTACTAGTTGGATTTTGGTATGCATGGAAGGAAGGGGCGTTAGAATGGATGTAA